In the genome of Amaranthus tricolor cultivar Red isolate AtriRed21 chromosome 15, ASM2621246v1, whole genome shotgun sequence, one region contains:
- the LOC130801956 gene encoding uncharacterized protein LOC130801956 isoform X2, with product MKVTCLSKGNGYYFPPCHIIQISGFCILLDCPLDLSGLLIFSPIPVYSNGKLVEAFDCSCHGSLDTDCAACQNKKAEYSENLIHTVPWYKTVSNLHLWDVSFIDAVVISSPMGMLGLPFLTRNKSFSAKVYATEATTRIGKLIMDDLVSMHRELRQFYGPVDAGSAQWMNWDELEKIPRSVQEMILGKDGTELAGWLALYSGVDAEDCIQKVQTLQYDEETGYGGLLVIKAVSSGLDIGTSNWKFKSPKKDVVFISSSVFVSAPALSFNYHALQNCDVVLFSDFSSLNSMEVDEMEIGDSAPMTEDADVASLHSLEDPDESSNEDQKLAFICSCVIDSFKAGGSVLIPIGRIGVVLQLLELISSSHEFSNSKVPIFFISSVAEELLSYTSIIPEWLCVERQKKLFACEPLFSHVNLMKEKRLHVLSSICSTGLLNVWQEPCIVFAPHWSLRIGPTVHLLHRWRGNENSLLIMEGGLDANLALLPFKPMAMKVLQCSFLSGMRSSKVGPLMEKLQPNYLII from the exons ATGAAAGTT ACTTGCCTAAGCAAGGGCAATGGTTATTATTTCCCACCTTGTCACATAATTCAAATCAGTGGATTCTGCATATTATTGGATTGCCCATTGGATCTTTCTGGGCTGCTCATTTTCTCCCCTATTCCTGTGTATTCCAATGGAAAACTTGTTGAGGCTTTTGATTGCTCATGCCATGGGTCTCTGGACACTGACTGTGCAGCTTGTCAGAATAAAAAAGCTGAATATTCTGAGAATTTAATACACACAGTTCCTTGGTACAAAACTGTTAGCAACTTGCACCTATGGGATGTTTCTTTTATAGATGCTGTTGTAATATCAAGTCCTATGGGAATGCTTGGATTGCCATTCTTGACCCGCAACAAAAGCTTCTCAGCTAAG GTTTATGCAACTGAAGCGACAACAAGAATTGGGAAGCTTATAATGGATGATTTAGTTTCTATGCATAGAGAGCTCAGGCAGTTTTATGGACCTGTAGATGCAGGGTCTGCTCAGTGGATGAATTGGGATGAGCTTGAAAAGATTCCACGTTCAGTGCAGGAGATGATTTTGGGCAAAGACGGAACAGAGCTGGCTGGCTGGTTGGCATTGTATAG TGGAGTTGATGCAGAGGATTGCATTCAGAAGGTGCAGACACTGCAATATGATGAAGAAACTGGCTATGGCGGATTATTAGTGATTAAGGCAGTCAGCTCTGGTCTAGATATTGGCACGTCAAACTGGAAATTTAAAAGTCCGAAGAAGGATGTTGTTTTCATATCAAGCTCTGTGTTTGTGTCTGCTCCTGCATTGAGCTTCAATTACCATGCCCTTCAAAATTGTGATGTAGTATTGTTTTCAGATTTCTCTTCTCTTAATAGTATGGAAGTAGATGAAATGGAGATCGGTGACTCAGCTCCCAT GACCGAGGATGCGGATGTAGCATCCCTCCACTCCTTAGAAGATCCTGATGAAAGTTCAAATGAGGACCAGAAGCTAGCATTTATATGTTCTTGTGTTATTGATTCATTTAAAGCAGGAGGTTCAGTTCTTATTCCTATTGGTCGTATTGGAGTGGTATTGCAATTGTTGGAGCTTATATCATCTTCtcatgaattttcaaattcaaag GTCCCCatatttttcatttcttctgTTGCAGAAGAACTATTATCTTACACCAGTATAATACCAGAATGGCTGTGTGTGGAGCGGCAGAAAAAG TTGTTTGCTTGTGAGCCCTTGTTTTCTCATGTTAATCTTATGAAGGAGAAAAGGCTTCATGTTCTTTCTTCAATCTGTTCAACTGGTTTATT AAATGTTTGGCAGGAACCATGCATAGTATTTGCGCCTCACTGGAGCCTGCGAATTGGACCTactgttcatcttcttcatcgttGGCGTGGGAATGAAAATTCATTACTTATTATGGAG GGAGGACTGGATGCCAATCTAGCTCTTCTTCCTTTCAAACCTATGGCAATGAAGGTCCTTCAGTGTTCATTCCTCTCTGGCATGAG ATCAAGTAAAGTTGGACCTTTGATGGAGAAACTGCAACCGAA TTACCTGATTATATGA
- the LOC130801010 gene encoding uncharacterized protein LOC130801010 — protein MVLKSLIGAPFIIGRNIMHILLCQDLVKQYTRKSYSPSCLMKIALCKAKETMDCQFIKEMLIALNFPTHFIHIVMTCITSTRYTLMLNGNPTPTFQAKRKLRQGVPLSFLLYVIGMKYLSRIIRSAEDQYGFHPRCKKKRSFHTFASQMT, from the coding sequence ATGGTTCTTAAAAGTCTGATCGGTGCCCCTTTCATAATTGGAAGGAACATAATGCATATCTTACTCTGTCAAGACCTGGTCAAACAGTACACTAGGAAAAGCTATTCTCCTAGTTGCCTCATGAAAATTGCTCTATGTAAGGCCAAAGAAACAATGGATTGCCAGTTTATTAAGGAGATGCTGATAGCTCTAAACTTTCCAACTCACTTTATTCACATTGTCATGACATGCATCACCTCCACCAGGTACACCCTCATGCTAAATGGAAATCCTACTCCTACATTCCAGGCGAAGAGGAAGTTGCGTCAAGGAGTTCCGCTTTCCTTCCTGTTATATGTTATTGGTATGAAATATCTCTCGCGAATCATCAGAAGTGCCGAAGATCAGTATGGGTTTCATCCTAGATGCAAAAAAAAACGAAGCTTTCACACCTTTGCTTCACAGATGACCTAA
- the LOC130801956 gene encoding uncharacterized protein LOC130801956 isoform X1 produces MKVTCLSKGNGYYFPPCHIIQISGFCILLDCPLDLSGLLIFSPIPVYSNGKLVEAFDCSCHGSLDTDCAACQNKKAEYSENLIHTVPWYKTVSNLHLWDVSFIDAVVISSPMGMLGLPFLTRNKSFSAKVYATEATTRIGKLIMDDLVSMHRELRQFYGPVDAGSAQWMNWDELEKIPRSVQEMILGKDGTELAGWLALYSGVDAEDCIQKVQTLQYDEETGYGGLLVIKAVSSGLDIGTSNWKFKSPKKDVVFISSSVFVSAPALSFNYHALQNCDVVLFSDFSSLNSMEVDEMEIGDSAPMTEDADVASLHSLEDPDESSNEDQKLAFICSCVIDSFKAGGSVLIPIGRIGVVLQLLELISSSHEFSNSKVPIFFISSVAEELLSYTSIIPEWLCVERQKKLFACEPLFSHVNLMKEKRLHVLSSICSTGLLNVWQEPCIVFAPHWSLRIGPTVHLLHRWRGNENSLLIMEGGLDANLALLPFKPMAMKVLQCSFLSGMRSSKVGPLMEKLQPKCVLLPDYMKTLVHNPKANSMSIVYYSENIMLRVPSLKKSAELEILTELHSQCQCTSLKEENSKIARLMGELGVDQGKYRIIAED; encoded by the exons ATGAAAGTT ACTTGCCTAAGCAAGGGCAATGGTTATTATTTCCCACCTTGTCACATAATTCAAATCAGTGGATTCTGCATATTATTGGATTGCCCATTGGATCTTTCTGGGCTGCTCATTTTCTCCCCTATTCCTGTGTATTCCAATGGAAAACTTGTTGAGGCTTTTGATTGCTCATGCCATGGGTCTCTGGACACTGACTGTGCAGCTTGTCAGAATAAAAAAGCTGAATATTCTGAGAATTTAATACACACAGTTCCTTGGTACAAAACTGTTAGCAACTTGCACCTATGGGATGTTTCTTTTATAGATGCTGTTGTAATATCAAGTCCTATGGGAATGCTTGGATTGCCATTCTTGACCCGCAACAAAAGCTTCTCAGCTAAG GTTTATGCAACTGAAGCGACAACAAGAATTGGGAAGCTTATAATGGATGATTTAGTTTCTATGCATAGAGAGCTCAGGCAGTTTTATGGACCTGTAGATGCAGGGTCTGCTCAGTGGATGAATTGGGATGAGCTTGAAAAGATTCCACGTTCAGTGCAGGAGATGATTTTGGGCAAAGACGGAACAGAGCTGGCTGGCTGGTTGGCATTGTATAG TGGAGTTGATGCAGAGGATTGCATTCAGAAGGTGCAGACACTGCAATATGATGAAGAAACTGGCTATGGCGGATTATTAGTGATTAAGGCAGTCAGCTCTGGTCTAGATATTGGCACGTCAAACTGGAAATTTAAAAGTCCGAAGAAGGATGTTGTTTTCATATCAAGCTCTGTGTTTGTGTCTGCTCCTGCATTGAGCTTCAATTACCATGCCCTTCAAAATTGTGATGTAGTATTGTTTTCAGATTTCTCTTCTCTTAATAGTATGGAAGTAGATGAAATGGAGATCGGTGACTCAGCTCCCAT GACCGAGGATGCGGATGTAGCATCCCTCCACTCCTTAGAAGATCCTGATGAAAGTTCAAATGAGGACCAGAAGCTAGCATTTATATGTTCTTGTGTTATTGATTCATTTAAAGCAGGAGGTTCAGTTCTTATTCCTATTGGTCGTATTGGAGTGGTATTGCAATTGTTGGAGCTTATATCATCTTCtcatgaattttcaaattcaaag GTCCCCatatttttcatttcttctgTTGCAGAAGAACTATTATCTTACACCAGTATAATACCAGAATGGCTGTGTGTGGAGCGGCAGAAAAAG TTGTTTGCTTGTGAGCCCTTGTTTTCTCATGTTAATCTTATGAAGGAGAAAAGGCTTCATGTTCTTTCTTCAATCTGTTCAACTGGTTTATT AAATGTTTGGCAGGAACCATGCATAGTATTTGCGCCTCACTGGAGCCTGCGAATTGGACCTactgttcatcttcttcatcgttGGCGTGGGAATGAAAATTCATTACTTATTATGGAG GGAGGACTGGATGCCAATCTAGCTCTTCTTCCTTTCAAACCTATGGCAATGAAGGTCCTTCAGTGTTCATTCCTCTCTGGCATGAG ATCAAGTAAAGTTGGACCTTTGATGGAGAAACTGCAACCGAAGTGTGTCCTG TTACCTGATTATATGAAGACTCTGGTTCACAATCCGAAGGCAAACTCCATGTCAATTGTGTATTACTCTGAAAACATTATGCTACGTGTTCCAAGCCTAAAGAAAAGTGCAGAGCTTGAGATTTTAACAGAACTACACTCCCAATGTCAGTGTACAAGTTTGAAAGAAGAAAATAGTAAAATTGCAAGATTAATGGGTGAGCTTGGTGTTGACCAAGGGAAATATCGAATAATTGCTGAGGATTAA